tggacatcaaaaaaattaaaaactttgtttttcaaagaaccccattgaaaaagtgaaaagatacctagagaatgggaaaaagtactgcaaaccacatatctgacaaggaaCTAGTATCCATAATATACATGGAACTCACAACTCagcaaaaaaatgacaaaacctcaattttaaaaaatgggtataagagtgaatagatatttctctaaagaagaaatataaatggataataagcatatgaaaatatgttaaGCATccttagtgattagggaaatagaagtcaaaaccacaatgaaataccacttcacactcactaggatTATCAATAAGACAGTTATTAACAATTTTGGACAAGGATGGGAGGACATAGGAGCCTTCACACATTGCctttgggaaagtaaaatggtgttGTCACTTTGGAAAAAAGTGTGGCCATTCCTACAAAAGTAAAACAGAGATAACATTACTCAGCTATTCCACAAGAGAATAGAAAATTTATGTTGACACAAAATCTACACAAATGTTAATATACAAAATGATAAAATGTAATGCTGTACTGGCATATAGTATAATGCAAATGAACCTTGAGctcattatgctgagtgaaagaagacagacacaataattcacatatagcaagattccatttatattgttGCAGCAAACCCAGATGACCTGAGAGGCAGAGAAACCCAAAGAGTTCTtggagaggtggaggaacagttttattatgcacaggcccagaggagaatcAATCTCTaaattctgagccctgtcttacagtttttataattttatataggATCTTATGTATTAGCATGACTCTCAATTATTGGCTAATGCACTGCTGGGCTGGTGGGCAAATTTTCTACTGTAATatgcaagcagggttacagacACAGAAGGCAGAGGAGTTCATTTAGATAGTCTTTTGCAAGATCATGTtcttgtgggctgatttacagctGTTCCACCTGCTGAACAGGGGCTAAGAGCTAGTAAGTTGGTGGAGTACTGTGAGGTTTACCTGCTGATATTTGGGGTATTCAGCTAGTGAGATGAGCTTGGAGTGGACCTGTTCTAAGACTTTCTCCTGGGCTTGGtcctgcacccctcccccatcagacATGCCTACTCATGAAATAGGTCCAGCATACAGTCTCCCTTGGGTTACCCCAGGCTTTGCAGTTGCCCCAGTGTTTTATTGTGCCCATCCAgaattttgctcattttctgaaCATAGGGTAATAGTTCAGATATCATAACATTTTATTGCCACATAGGTGTAATAGTTAAAGGTGGGAAAAGGAGACCATTGTCTCTGTAACTGCTTTAGCCTCTGTATAACAGTGGATATGATGGTCTTATAGCACCCAGTACAGCAAGGTTGTAGGTAGCCCCCTTTGAGATGAAAACTCTGGCATCCaggagtagccagtttccctctggggtctggtgctctccttctctctttgccCACTCCTGTTTCTCCTGGGTATAGTTTAGTTTCTCAATGTGTTGCCCTGGAAGGGACAGGCAAAGTGCCAGTGGCAGGGCTTGCAGTTTGGGGGCTTTCTTGGCTGTCTCTTGAGCTGCTTCATCAGCTAGTGTATTTCCTTTTGTAATTGCATCTGTTCCTTTCTCTTGTTCCTGACAGTGGATGATGGTAACCGTGTTTGGTTTCCAAACTGCCTCCAGTAGTTGAAggatttcctctttattttttatttcttttccccctgcAGTTAGGAGCCCCCTCTCCTTATAAATTGCTCCATGTATATGTACAGTAGCAAATGCATATTTAGAATTAGTGTAAATGTTTACCACTTGCCCAGTGGCCAGTTGTAGTGCTCAAATTAAAACCCAGAGTTCTTGCTGTGCAGACCACCCTTTAGGTAGGGGTGCTGTTTCCACAACTTGTTCAGCCATGGTGACTATGTATTCAGCAAGCCTTTCTCCATCTCTGATAAAACTGTTGCTGTCTGTGAATAGAGCTTGATCTGGACAAGgaagtggcctgtcctggaggtcaGGGCGAATGGCATACACCTCTTCTGTTGCTTCTCTGCAGTCATGTTCAGGAGTTCCTCTTTTGGtcagcaggaaagtggcaggattcagggtGTACACAGTTTCTACTATTATTCTGGGGCTTTCACAAAGCAGACCTTGATAATGAATAAGCCTGGGGTTGGATAGCCAACGGTGGCCATGTGAGTTCATTAAAGTGGTGATGGCATGTGGTATCTTGACATGAACGGCTTGCCCAAGAGTGAGCTTGTCAGCTTCTTTGACAAGGACTACTGCTGCTGCTTAAGTCCTCAGGCAGGGAGGCCACCTGGTGGCTACAGGATCTAACTGTTTTGATAGATAGGCAGTAGGTCTCTGACAGGGGCCGACTGAGTGAGGACTCCTAGGGCCACCTTGTTTTTCTCGCACACAAACAGGCTAAAGTCCTGAGATAAATCTGGAAGTCCTAGGGCAGGGGCCCAGCTGagctgttttttaatttcttcaaaggCTTTCTGTTGGGTTATACCCCAGATGAGGGACTCTTTTTCTGGGCCCATGAGGACTTCATAAAGAGGTTTAGCCATAGCCGCAAAACCAGGGATCCAGATGTGACAGAATCCTGCCACCCCCCGAAATTCATGGGGCTTTCTTTTAGTGGTAGTGTTGGGATAGTGAAAATTACCTTCTTTCATTCCAGTCTGAGTGTCGATGCCCTTTCAAGATGACAAACACTAGATACCTAACTTGTTGCTGGCAAATCTGAGCCTTTTTCCAGTTTGCGTTATAAATTGTAGAAGGGCCCGAGTTCCCTCCCAGCAATTTTATTCTGCCTCACTAGCCAGCAGGAGGTCATCTAGGTACTGAAGGAGAGTACATTTTAAGTTTTCCTGTGGGTAGGAAATGAGGTCCGCCACTGGGCTTTTCTGAAAAGGGTGGGGGAGTTTTTGAAGCCCTGCAGGAGTGGAGTCCAAGTTAATTGATTCTTTTGTTTAGTCCTGGGATTCtcccattcaaaagcaaatagaGTCTGGCTCTGGGGAGCTACCTGCAGGCAGGAAAAAAGCATCCTTTAAGTCCAGGCAAATAAACCAGGTGGCCCCAGGTGGTAATTGCTCCATTAAGATGTATGGGTTTGATCCGTGCAGGGTGATGGTGGCGTTGTTGACAGCCCACAAGTCTTGCATGGGTTGATATCCCATCCCATCAGATTTCTTTACAGGCAGCAGTGGAGTGTTCCAGGGCAACTGGCGTTTGATTAAGAGCTCTTCTTTTCTTAGGCAGTTTATATGTTTGACCATGCCCAGTTGTGCTTCATGGGGTATTGCCTTTGTCCTACCAGGGTGGCCCCATATTTTAGGTCTATGATGAGAGGGGAATGGTTCAGGGCCATTTCTGGTAAATTTCTTTCAACCCAGACCTCAGGGTACAGTTCTAATAGCCTCTCCGGGTTTTGACTTGAAGTTTCTTCTTCGTGAAGTCTACATTCTTCACTCCAGGCAACAGTGACAGGAAAGGTGAGGCCAGTCCTGAGATTTAAACTTGTTGACCCCTCAGGTCTAAAGGTGATCTGGGCCCCAGTTTAGTTAGAAGGTCCCTGCCCAGCAGGGGAAATGGGCATTCAGGTAGATACAGAAATTCATGGGTTACTTCATGGCCATCCAACTGGCAAGTTCTGGACTGGCAGAAAGGCCACTGGCTGGACTGATTTCCAGTTGTCCCTATGATGTTGGTGGTCTTTCTGCTAAAGTGGGCAACTGGTGTGATTATTACTGAATATTTGGCTCCAGTATCTACCATGAAAGTTATTGGTTGGCCCCTAATGTTTATTTTGACCATGGGTTCATGGGGACTGAGTTCTAATGAATCCATTCACCCCTATTCAGAGTTGAGTCCTGCTAGCCCAATCAGGTGATCTTGGGGTTCAGGCAGGTATTGTCCTCTGGGAGAATTTCCCTTGTCAGTCAGGCCTTTTTGTAGACATTCATTCTTCCAGTGCCTGGTTTCTTTACAGTAGGCACATTGATCTCTTACCAAGGGCATTTTTTGTAGGTATTCACCCCTTTACAGGGTGGTCCTCCTCAACTGGTTGGGTCTGGATTCCCTAAGGCCACTGCTAACAGGAAGACCtgctgtttcatttgcttttttgcttcCTTTTCAGCAGTTCATCACAATTGAGGAATACTTTGTTTGTGACCTCAAGGATCTGGGAGATGTTCACCCTGTGAACCTGTCTAACTTCTGAAGTTTCTGTCTGATGTCTGGTGCCACCTGGATGATGAAAGCTGTATTGACTACCATCTGgctttctggggcctctgggtCAAAGGGGGTGCAGATCCTGAAGGTCTTGCAGAGTCACTCATAAAAATCTCCCAGTGGTTCTTCAGACTTTTGAGTGACAGTGGTCATTTTGGACATGTGTGTGGGCTGCCTAGCTCCTTCCTGTACCAATCTGAGGAGGGCTTCTTGATACCACTGAAAAGCAGCCTGTCCCTGATCTGTATTAAAGCCCCAGGCCAGTGGAGCTTCCAGTGCCACCTCTCAGGACCATTTCTCTGGCTCCAAGACACATGCAAAGGCCTGTTCTCACAGACACTTTCTGGCTTTCATGAGGATCCAGAGTCTCTTCCATATTAAACAGGGTCAAAAGGAGTTGTTGCAATCATCCCCAATGGGGAAGTGGGTTTTgaaaatggactccatgaggGCCATAAGaacctgaggcttttctgaatatgaaggggcATGGTCcttccagtttaagagatctgCAGTTGTGAagggctgataaaacaggattggccTCCCAGGTTGGACTGTCTCATCTGCATCAATCTGGGCTGGACTCTGTGTTTTATGGAGGGGCATCTGGAGTGCAGGCTGCACTGACTGAAGTCTTCTTGTGAAAGGGGTCTCAGGATCCCCCTTGGGGTGGCTGATGGGCCTGGGGAGACTGAAAGTGGAGGAGTTTCAGGGAGATCTGCTTGTGGAGGCTCTGAGGCAGGGAGACGTcctggaatggctggaaaatacAGCAGGGGTAATGTGTCTTCCTCCAGAGGTATTTGTAGAATAATAGGTTTTCAAGGTCTAGCCATTTGAATTACTAGGACCCTACTCTGACCCTTCCTTCTGACACAGAATCAAACCCAAGGGGAcagggtttgggcaatttctaACCAGGAATTGATGGGGGTCCCAGTAACTATATGCCAAACTGCATGAACCTTGGTTATATCTAGGGTCCCTTCTGAGGGCCAGTCAACACCAAACTTGGACCACCCCAACTTGCACAAGGtccagagagttctgggggacatctggacaccataaTCCCCAGAAAAGTCTTTCTTGAGGTTTTTAACATGCAGtctaagactgtgagtttggattgtgatgatcccatTCCTGAACTGGTGTCATaggacaaacaaaggaggggtGCCTCTCATAAGGCCACTTAGATGCCCACCTGTCCATGTCTCTAGTGAGAACTTAGGCTGGTCTTAGCTAAGATGTAGAGCCAAGATTAGCCATTATGCCATATAACATAGCCATGGAGTGCAGGTTGGGGCACAGGCTGTGGAGCCACAAACTGGAAGCAGATGCAAGCCTCTACAGTCCcctttcattcactcaatcattcAGAGGTTACCCAGTTCCACCCAAGGGACTACCCTATCCTGGAATCTCAAATCTCAAGATTtggggaggtgatcagtctccccttccaTCTGGAGATGagcctgactgggactcagaaccccaGGTTTTTTCTGGTGTCTTCTTATGTTGTTTAATCCACCTCTCCACTGAGTCAGACCAGGTTGGAGGATGTGGCCCACATGGATTCTTTCCCTGAAGGAGGCCCTGTCAAGGGGACAGGTGGTACAGCCTTGTTTGTGTGGAAATCTCCACCGGCTGTGCCCACCAATACCAAATTAGAGTCTCAAAGGGCCTGCTCAGTTGGGTTTCCTGGCCAGGGAACCAAATATTGTGGCAAACTCAGATGACCTGAGCACCAAAGAAACCCAAACGGCACTTGGAGAAGCAGAGGAATAGTTTTACTATGCAGAGAAGAATCAATcttcaaattctgagccccatctTACAGGTTTTACAACTTTATATAAGGTTGTTGGGGGCGCACCCGTCATTTTGTGGACCGCCCCACACCAGCAGAAAAAATGGCgggcggcatgattcagcactgtttccccctgcttcctgccctctccctgcccctttttcctccagagccctttccaagccatacaaggtcttgttccagccctgaccaatccccttgcaacacgaatgcttaagatgctatataagcttgctctgtacaaaaagaaaaaatggaagaagacgacacaccatggtgcggctctgagtggttcttccccgccatctgcccactccctctctcgcgtaccctgttgtcctcatggtctccgtacacccgctggcggggcaggagagcacaggtggcgcccaacgtggggcccgagCACGAGGGGTTCAGTGAGGCAGCCCCCGAAAGCTGAAAGTTGCGGAGCAGCAGCCGAGGTGCCTGGTAAGTAGAGTTGCGGAGCAGCAAGAGTACAGGGAGCAATATGGGGCAGGCGCTAAGCGAGCACGACCTTTTTATCCAAGGGTTGAAAGATGCCTTGGTGGCGAGGGGGGTGAAAGTCAAAGATTGGGAGTTGTGATTGTTCTTCACGTTTCTGAAAGAGGTCTGTCCCTCGTTCCCTAATTAGGGTACCATAGATGAACAAGTGTGGCGTAGGGTTGGGGATGCCCTACAGGATTTTTACAAGACTCTTGGTCCTGGTCGAGTCCCGGTCAGTGCCTTTTTTCACTGGAATGCCATCCAAGACCTCCTGGCAGTCCGTCACTGTAGCAAGGCCACTGCCCGCATTATTGCACGGGGAGAAGAGGCTCTTCGGGCTGGCTCTCGCCCACCCTCGGCAGCCTTGGCTCCCCCCATGGAGGGCGAGCCCATGTTCCCCACTGCAGACAGTGAACCTGAGACGGCGAAGACTAAAACAAAGAGGTTGGAGGCTTTTGACTGCTCCTCAGAGTGTAGCAAAAGAGGAGGGTCTACTTCGGAGCCTAACTCCAGGGAGTCCGATTCTGAGGGCATATCCACCCCTCTGCCAACCAACCATTTGTTTCCCCCCCCATGCCCCCTCCGCACCCCCAGAGGATCCCAATTTGGACCTCAGGCTCTGGCTCGCCCAGCCACGTGACTGCGTGGCTCTGCATTCTCAGTGCCGCCATCTTTCTTCCCATctcatctcccctcccccaacaggggCCAGTCGGAACCAGTCCTGGCTCCACACCGCTTTGACCAAGCGGCTCTCCTCTAAACCTGCCCCCGCTTCTGCCTTCCCGGTAATAGAGGTCACCTCTTTGGAGGACGAGGGCAGCCAAGCTTCAGAGGGCGGCGGCGCCTCCCGTAAACGGGGGCCATTTCATTcccgctgccatcttgcctttaaACTAAAAGATCTGAAGGAGCTGAAAACTGCAGCGAGCACCTACAGTCCCACTGCCCCCTATACTCTCTCGGTCTTAGATAGTCTCACCAACAATTGGCTTACTCCCAACGACTGGACTATGCTCACTCGTGCGGCCCTGTCACCCGGTGACGCCCTCTTGTGGAGGGCGGAGTACGAGGTTTTTTGCAAAGACACGGCTGCTCGTAACCGAGAAACAGGCCAGAATGACACCCGTGATATGCTCTTGGGGACAGGCGACTATGAGTCTACGTTGGAAAAGGCGGAGTATCCGGCCTCCCTATATGACCAAATCTGCATGGCCGCTCTTAAAGCCTGGCACAGGCTGCCTACCAAAGGCCAGCCCCTCACTTCCATCACTTCGGTGCGCCAAAACCCCAAGGAGCCCTTTTCAGACTATGTCGGTCGGCTGAGAGTAGCGGCCGAGCACCTGTTTGGCGAGGCCACAGATTCTGATTTTCTCAAGCAGctggcctttgaaaatgctatccCGGCCTGTCAAGACGCCTTGCACCTACACAAAACTTCCGAGTCTCTCTCTGGATATATCCGGCTGTGTGCAGACATCACACCCACAAAGCAGTAGGCGCAGGTTTTTGCTGCTGCTCTACAAAACCAGGGGGAGGTGCTTGCGGCTGCTCTTCACTCTGTCTTCGCTGCCAACCTACCCGCTCAAAACCACCCCCCGTGGAGCTGTTTTGGTTGCGGAGCACCTGATCACTTGTTGTGTAGTTGCCCGCGTCACCCCTCCGCCCCCTCCATTGGTGCCCCTACCCCTGTGGCAAGAGGGTCCCTCCCTACCAGCCTGCCTAATAATTGCCCTAGATGCCGCAGGGGTAGGCACTGGGCCAATGAGTGCCGGTCAAAAGCGGATATTGATGGTCACCCACTCCCTCCCGTACAGGGAaatgggaggaggggccagccccaggccccacaaACAACCGGGGCAATCCAGGCCTCAAACctccatccttcctccacctccagcgGGCTACCCCTGGGcgcgcaggattggacctctgtaccaCCTCCCACACGGTACTAACGCCCCCTATGGGAGTTCCCCCTAGTGCCTTCTCCCAACTCCTCTGCTGGTTCACATAGAGGCGATCAGGCTTTAGGAGCCTCTGACATTTTTTGGACTCAGACAATCACCCGTTCCAAGCCCATGCTAACCATACGCCTTAATGGCCATGCATTCGAGGGCCTTATTGATATGGGGGCGGATGTTACCATTCTTCAAAAGGCGCAATGGCCCCCTGCGTGGCCACTCACCCCCTCAGCCACTCACTTACAAGGCATTGGACAGTCCTCACCCCTGGAACAGAGTTCACAACTCGTTTCCTGGGAAGACGGCGAGGGACACCAAGGACACATAAAATCTTACGTCCTCCCTCACATCCCCTTCAACCTTTGGGGCAGCGACCTCCTTGCTCAACTGGGAACTGTGATCGGGAGCGCTAGTCCGATAGTCACCACTCAAATGCTAAACCAGGGCTTCAAGCCCGGAAAGGGCCTCGAAAGAACCGAATCAGGTGCCCTTGAACCCATCTCTGCTACCCCACACTCTAATTGTGCAGGTTTGGGGTATTTTTCCTAGGGGCTGCCGGTCCTCCTGTGCGCCACACAGATAGGATTTCCTGGATTTCCTCAAACCCCGTGTGGGTCAGCCAGTGGCCCCTATTTACTGACAAATTGGCCGCTGCCCAActgttagtacaggaacagcagGTGGCTGGACACCTTGTGGAGAGTAGCTCCCCCTGGAACACCCCTATATTCGTtatcaaaaagaaatcaggaaaatggcaCCTTTTACAAGATCTCAGAGTGGTTAATAAGACCATGGTCCCTATGGGTGCCCTGCAGCCAGGCCTCCCTAGCCCTGTAGCTATTCCTCTTGGTTTCTACAAAATCATTATAGATCTAAAGGACTGCTTTTTCACAATCCCCTTGCACCCTGATGACCAGGTGCGTCTTGCATCTAGTGTCCCCTCTACCAATTTCAAGGAACCCAATAGGCGATaccaatggactgttctgccccagggaATGGCAAACAGTCCTACCCTGTGCCAAAAATTTGTGGCCTCTGCTATCGCAGAGACTAGAGACCACTGGCAGGCCCTTTATATCCTCCATTACATGGACCATATCTTAATTGTGGGTGCTGATCACAAGGCTGTCCTTGACTGCTATGGGGACCTGCAGCAAGCCTTGCACAATCACGGCCTTCAAATCGcccctgacaaaatacagctgcAGGACCCCTATACCTATCTTGGCTTCCACATCACGGGCGACAGAATCACCGCGCGACAGGCCTGCATTAGGCTAGATTCCCTAAAAACTCTTAACgattttcagaaacttttggGTGGCATAAACTGGCTCCGACCCTATCTTAAGTTAACCACTGGACAATTAAAGCCCCTATTCAACATTCTGCAGGGCGACCCGGACCCAAATTCTGCCAGAACCCTTACTCTGGAGGGCTGTCAGGCACTTCGCATGGTAGAGGAAGCCATCCACTCCCATTTTGTCACGAGCATAGACTATAGCAAGCCCTTACTGCTTGTCATCTGTAAAACCGCACCTACGCCCACAGCGGTCTTCTGGCAAACAGCGCCCATCATGTGGATCCAACTGTCTGCTTCACCCGCCAGAGTGATTTATCCATATCGCCAGGCCACCGCCGACCTCATATGGTTAGATCGAGAGTACAGCAGACGCTATTTCGGAAAGGATCCTGATACCATTTTCCAACCCTACGCTAGAGAGCAAGTTGACTGGCTGCTCCAAACAACCTTGTGCTGGCCCATGGCCTGTGCGGCCTATGCTGGCCAAATAGATAATCATTATCCTAATAACAAGCTCTTACAATTCGTCAACTTGCATAGCTTTGTTTTCCCCACCATCGCCTCTCACCAGCCCCTTTCTGGGGCCCTGTCTGTCTTTACTGATGGGTCATCCACGGGTACTGTGGCATATACTTGCAACGGCCAAACTGTCCAACTTCCGATGCATTCTAAGTCTGCGCAAATTGCTGAGCTCTGTGCAGTG
Above is a genomic segment from Dasypus novemcinctus isolate mDasNov1 chromosome 9, mDasNov1.1.hap2, whole genome shotgun sequence containing:
- the LOC105747417 gene encoding endogenous retrovirus group K member 7 Pro protein-like is translated as MLTIRLNGHAFEGLIDMGADVTILQKAQWPPAWPLTPSATHLQGIGQSSPLEQSSQLVSWEDGEGHQGHIKSYVLPHIPFNLWGSDLLAQLGTVIGSASPIVTTQMLNQGFKPGKGLERTESGALEPISATPHSNCAGLGYFS